DNA sequence from the Aneurinibacillus sp. REN35 genome:
TGTTCATATGCGAGAAAAGATTGAAATGTATGTTCGCGTTTTTCAATATGGTGTACAATAAAGAGATAAAGGCTGTTGTAGGATCAGGAGGAACTGGGAATGATTGATTTTATTGAAGGGCATATCGTCTATGTGGAAGCTGATTGCATCGTTGTGGCATCGCATGGTGTAGGCTATCGGATATTTACGGGTAATCCGTTTCAATACAGGGAAGGCGAGAAGAGTGAAGTTCGCATCTATACCCATCATTATGTAAGGGAGGATGCGGCTCATCTATACGGATTTTCCACACGCAATGAGCGTGATTTATTCCGCAAGATGCTTGATGTATCCGGGATTGGACCAAAGGGAGCGCTGGCGATGATTTCAGCAGGTACGCCTGAGCAGATTATTGCGGCGGTAACGCAGGAGAATATCGAATTTCTCACACGTTTTCCAGGTGTCGGGAAGAAGACGGCGCAGCGGATCATTCTTGATCTCAAAGATAAGCTCAAGGCGCTGCCGATTCGCGAGAGAGAAGCGATACAGGTGTCAGGGGAGCCTGCGCCTGCCGAAGAAGACGAATTAACATTGTTTCATGCTTTTGAAGAGCCGAAGCAGGAAGCGACATTGGCTCTCACAGCGCTTGGTTACAGTCAGGGGGAGATTCAAAAGATAATGAAGAAGTTGGAGAAGGAAGGAGCGGACCTTGCTTCTACGGATAAGATCGTTAAGCGTGCACTGCAACTATTTTTAACAACGTAAGGGGGGAGTATGATGGAGGAGCGAATGATTTCCGGCCATGCGCATGACATGGAGGAGTATAATATGGAATTCAGCCTCAGACCCCGTTATTTGGCAGAATACATTGGTCAGGATCAAATTAAAGAAAATCTAAAAATATTTATCGAAGCGGCCAAGCTTCGCGGTGAAGCTCTCGACCATGTGCTGTTGTACGGACCGCCCGGTC
Encoded proteins:
- the ruvA gene encoding Holliday junction branch migration protein RuvA → MIDFIEGHIVYVEADCIVVASHGVGYRIFTGNPFQYREGEKSEVRIYTHHYVREDAAHLYGFSTRNERDLFRKMLDVSGIGPKGALAMISAGTPEQIIAAVTQENIEFLTRFPGVGKKTAQRIILDLKDKLKALPIREREAIQVSGEPAPAEEDELTLFHAFEEPKQEATLALTALGYSQGEIQKIMKKLEKEGADLASTDKIVKRALQLFLTT